A genome region from Micromonospora inyonensis includes the following:
- a CDS encoding IS982 family transposase, with the protein MTQDLDTLLTALYVKIDDTIRTPRWRGRPPLLTDSELVCLAVAQVLLGARSEAHWIRYARIHLAGMFPYLPQRSGYNKRLRAALPLIKKAIRDLARDSDFWFDNHWIVDSTPIPCGLSRPTVQRSDLAGWAGYGYCASHSRFFWGLRLYLVCTPTGMPILWALANPKIGEREVLAAMLDVEAGVVAEHDGILLISDKGFASKPFERQLAEQGIELLRPSRKREKARYGEPMLKKVRQLIESVNDTLKGQLDLEQHGGRTFAGVAVRVAQRLLAMAAAIWHNNKTGAPVTRSLIAYDH; encoded by the coding sequence GTGACGCAAGATTTGGACACCCTCTTGACCGCACTCTACGTGAAGATCGACGACACCATCCGGACGCCCCGGTGGCGAGGCCGGCCACCGCTGCTCACCGACTCCGAGCTGGTCTGCCTGGCCGTGGCGCAGGTCCTGCTCGGTGCCCGTTCGGAGGCCCACTGGATCCGCTACGCCCGTATCCACCTGGCCGGCATGTTCCCCTACCTGCCGCAGCGATCGGGCTACAACAAACGGCTCCGCGCCGCCCTCCCACTGATCAAGAAGGCGATCCGGGACCTGGCCCGCGACAGTGACTTCTGGTTCGACAACCACTGGATCGTCGACTCCACGCCGATACCCTGCGGTTTGTCCCGCCCCACCGTGCAACGCTCCGACCTGGCCGGCTGGGCCGGATACGGCTACTGCGCCTCACACTCCCGCTTCTTCTGGGGCCTGCGGCTCTACCTGGTGTGCACCCCGACCGGCATGCCGATCCTGTGGGCCCTGGCCAACCCGAAGATCGGCGAACGCGAGGTCCTCGCCGCGATGCTGGACGTCGAGGCCGGCGTGGTCGCCGAGCACGACGGGATCCTGCTGATCAGCGACAAGGGCTTCGCCTCCAAGCCGTTCGAGCGGCAGTTGGCCGAGCAGGGCATCGAACTGCTGCGCCCGTCGCGCAAGCGGGAGAAGGCCCGCTACGGCGAGCCGATGCTCAAGAAGGTCCGACAACTGATCGAGTCGGTCAACGACACCCTCAAGGGTCAGCTTGACCTGGAACAACACGGCGGACGGACCTTCGCCGGTGTTGCTGTCCGTGTCGCCCAACGCCTGCTCGCCATGGCCGCCGCGATCTGGCACAACAACAAGACCGGCGCCCCCGTCACCCGGTCACTGATCGCTTACGACCACTGA
- a CDS encoding IS630 family transposase: MAHPPAAALHLSARRRRKLLAMVGAASCPQAVALRARIVLLAADGLANSAIAVEVGCSEPAVRRWRLRFVRRGVPGLFDRPRSGRPERYGPSERLAVIAVATSLPPEGAARWTQTLIAEHLAERGMALSRATVRRTLTEARVRPHKVRGWLNRADDDAFWAKAGAVCRLYLDIPADTLLVSVDEKTGIQARSRIRPTQSPLPGRDRRVEFEYKRHGTVSIVAAMDVATGQVVAERIERNDSAHFIRFLAMLDRNTDPALRIHLVMDNGSSHTSKATRAWLAAHPRFSVTHTPKHASWLNMIEQWFSALTRRVLRGGDFTSRDDLEAKITAFTIRYNRTARPYRWRYDADAEHARYLARHPQHQKPTRDDLAKAA; encoded by the coding sequence ATGGCCCATCCGCCCGCCGCCGCGCTGCATCTGAGCGCCCGTCGGCGGCGCAAGCTGCTGGCCATGGTCGGCGCCGCGAGTTGCCCGCAGGCAGTCGCGCTGCGCGCAAGGATCGTGCTGCTGGCCGCCGACGGTCTGGCCAACAGCGCGATTGCCGTCGAAGTGGGCTGCAGCGAGCCGGCCGTGCGCCGGTGGCGGCTGCGCTTCGTACGCCGCGGCGTGCCGGGCCTGTTCGACCGCCCGCGCAGCGGGCGGCCCGAACGGTACGGGCCCAGCGAGCGCTTGGCCGTCATCGCCGTGGCCACCTCCCTGCCTCCCGAGGGGGCCGCCCGCTGGACTCAGACGCTGATCGCCGAGCATCTGGCCGAACGAGGCATGGCGCTCTCGCGCGCGACCGTGCGCCGCACCCTGACCGAGGCCAGGGTGCGCCCACACAAGGTCCGCGGCTGGCTCAACCGTGCCGACGATGACGCGTTCTGGGCCAAGGCCGGCGCTGTGTGCCGCCTCTACCTCGACATCCCCGCTGACACTCTCCTCGTCAGCGTTGACGAGAAGACCGGCATCCAGGCCCGCTCTCGCATCCGCCCCACCCAGAGCCCGCTGCCCGGCCGTGACCGGCGCGTGGAGTTCGAGTACAAGCGCCACGGGACCGTCTCCATCGTCGCCGCCATGGACGTGGCCACCGGCCAGGTGGTCGCCGAGCGCATCGAGCGCAACGACTCCGCGCACTTCATCCGCTTCCTGGCCATGCTCGACCGCAACACCGACCCCGCCCTGCGCATCCACCTGGTCATGGACAACGGCTCCTCCCACACGTCCAAGGCCACCCGCGCCTGGCTCGCCGCCCACCCCCGTTTCAGCGTGACCCACACTCCCAAGCACGCCAGCTGGCTGAACATGATCGAGCAGTGGTTCTCCGCCCTGACCCGCCGCGTCCTGCGCGGCGGCGACTTCACATCCCGCGACGACCTCGAAGCCAAGATCACCGCGTTCACCATCCGCTACAACCGCACCGCCCGCCCCTACCGTTGGCGCTACGACGCCGACGCCGAGCACGCCCGCTACCTCGCACGCCACCCCCAGCACCAAAAGCCCACCCGGGACGACCTAGCCAAGGCCGCATGA
- a CDS encoding IS701 family transposase encodes MRPAALDLDRYRIILDEAVARVAGRFVRAEPRATAGQFVEGLLSGVERKTCWSLAERAGHADPQVMQRLLRTAVWDVDAVRDDIRDWLVEQLGHPDAVLVTDETGFLKKGVCSVGVQRQYTGTAGRVENSQVGVFLAYVTPAGRALIDRRLYLPETTWCGRPDRLTAAGVPNDVGFATKPALARQMIAAAFDAGAPASWVTADEVYGADPGLRADLEHRRIGYVLAVGCDRRVHVNDDRTLVRVDEVAERIPTEWQLHSCRPGAKGPRDYLWAWITTATRPGEHRWLLIRRNRTTGELAFYLCWSPRPVPLHTLVTVAGSRWSIEELFQTGKDQVGLDHYQVRGWTGWHRSITLAMLALAVLTILTAQQPDADPKIIALTVAEIRRLLNALVLTRPLPPEHTLHWSIWRRTSQARARRSHYQRRLRGRAEWWVDRRA; translated from the coding sequence TTGCGACCTGCTGCACTAGACCTTGACCGGTACCGGATCATCCTCGACGAGGCGGTGGCGCGTGTCGCCGGCCGGTTCGTGCGGGCGGAGCCACGCGCGACCGCCGGGCAGTTCGTGGAAGGGCTGCTGTCGGGCGTGGAACGCAAAACCTGCTGGTCCCTTGCTGAACGGGCAGGCCACGCCGATCCGCAGGTGATGCAGCGGCTGCTGCGCACAGCGGTGTGGGACGTCGACGCCGTCCGCGATGACATACGGGACTGGCTGGTCGAGCAACTCGGCCACCCCGACGCAGTGTTGGTCACCGACGAGACGGGCTTCCTCAAGAAGGGCGTGTGTTCGGTCGGGGTCCAGCGGCAATACACCGGCACCGCCGGACGGGTCGAGAACAGCCAGGTCGGGGTGTTCCTGGCCTACGTGACCCCCGCGGGCCGGGCGCTGATCGACCGCAGGCTCTACCTACCCGAGACGACCTGGTGCGGTCGCCCCGACCGCCTCACCGCCGCCGGCGTGCCGAACGACGTCGGTTTCGCCACGAAACCGGCCCTGGCCCGACAGATGATCGCCGCCGCCTTCGACGCTGGTGCCCCGGCCTCCTGGGTCACCGCGGACGAGGTCTACGGCGCTGACCCCGGCCTACGCGCCGACCTCGAACACCGCAGGATCGGCTACGTCCTGGCCGTCGGCTGCGACCGACGCGTGCACGTCAACGACGACCGCACCCTCGTACGCGTCGACGAGGTCGCCGAGCGGATCCCCACCGAGTGGCAGCTGCACAGTTGCCGGCCGGGAGCGAAAGGACCCCGCGACTACCTGTGGGCCTGGATCACCACCGCCACCCGGCCCGGTGAGCACCGCTGGCTACTCATCCGCCGCAACCGCACCACCGGTGAGCTGGCCTTCTACCTGTGCTGGTCACCCCGACCGGTACCACTGCACACCCTCGTGACCGTGGCCGGCTCCCGCTGGAGCATCGAAGAACTGTTCCAAACCGGCAAAGACCAGGTCGGCCTGGACCACTACCAGGTCCGCGGCTGGACCGGCTGGCACCGGTCCATCACCCTGGCCATGCTCGCCCTGGCCGTCCTGACCATCCTCACCGCTCAACAGCCCGACGCCGACCCGAAGATCATCGCGTTGACCGTCGCCGAGATCCGCCGGCTCCTGAACGCCCTCGTACTCACCCGGCCGCTTCCACCAGAACACACCCTGCACTGGTCGATATGGCGACGAACATCCCAAGCCCGAGCCCGACGATCCCACTACCAGCGCAGACTCAGAGGTCGCGCGGAATGGTGGGTTGATCGGCGCGCCTGA
- a CDS encoding IS4 family transposase: MRVAAGVFAPGHLGELTQFIPFEMVDEILAATRRTQQRIRLLPARVVVYLVLAGCLFAELGYGQVWQKLTAGLAGLGLAEPSSGTLREARQRLGSAPLRALFDLLRGPAVTTANHAVRWRGLLVTAIDGTMMSVADAEAVRDRYRKQRGNHGGAGYPAVRLSVLLTCGTRSIIDAVFGPVSTGELDQARTLARSLRAGMLLLADRNYAAADLITTLAATRADLLIRCKNGRRLPVITRYRDGSWLSTIGTVRVRVIDAQISVTTTDGIRTGGYRLITTLLDPHTHPAGELMKLYHRRWEIETAYLELKSSILGGRVLRARTPGGIDQEIYALLTVYQVLRTAMTDATDSQPATSPDRASFTIALNTARDQITNAAGVIADTVIDLVGAIGRVVLAHLLPDRRIRVKTRMIKRSNSKYQARGPNIDRRSYKATIAIDIITNHCETPAGP; the protein is encoded by the coding sequence GTGAGGGTAGCCGCGGGTGTGTTCGCACCGGGTCATCTGGGTGAGTTGACCCAGTTCATACCCTTCGAGATGGTCGATGAGATCCTCGCTGCGACCCGCCGTACGCAGCAGCGGATCCGACTGCTGCCGGCCCGGGTGGTGGTCTATCTCGTTCTGGCAGGTTGTCTGTTCGCCGAACTCGGCTACGGGCAGGTGTGGCAGAAACTGACCGCCGGTCTGGCCGGGCTGGGCCTGGCCGAGCCGTCCTCGGGGACGTTACGTGAGGCACGGCAGCGGCTCGGGTCCGCGCCGCTGCGGGCGTTGTTTGATCTGCTCCGTGGCCCGGCCGTCACCACGGCGAACCATGCCGTGCGCTGGCGGGGGCTGCTGGTGACCGCGATCGACGGGACCATGATGTCGGTAGCCGACGCCGAGGCGGTCCGGGACCGTTACCGCAAACAACGGGGTAACCACGGCGGGGCCGGCTACCCGGCAGTGAGGCTGAGTGTCCTGCTGACCTGCGGCACCCGCTCGATCATCGACGCCGTGTTCGGCCCGGTCAGCACCGGTGAACTCGACCAGGCCCGCACCCTGGCCCGTAGCCTGCGGGCCGGGATGCTGTTGCTGGCCGACCGTAACTATGCCGCCGCCGACCTCATCACCACACTCGCCGCGACCAGGGCCGACCTGCTGATCCGCTGCAAGAACGGCCGCCGCCTGCCCGTGATCACCCGCTACCGCGACGGGTCCTGGCTCTCGACGATCGGCACGGTACGGGTGCGGGTCATCGACGCCCAGATCAGCGTCACCACCACCGACGGCATCCGCACCGGTGGCTACCGGCTGATCACCACCCTGCTCGACCCGCACACCCATCCCGCCGGCGAATTGATGAAGCTGTATCACCGCAGATGGGAGATCGAAACCGCCTATCTGGAGCTGAAATCCAGCATCCTCGGCGGCCGGGTCCTGCGTGCCCGCACCCCCGGCGGCATCGACCAGGAGATCTACGCCCTGCTCACCGTCTACCAGGTCCTCCGCACCGCTATGACCGATGCCACCGACAGCCAGCCCGCCACCAGCCCCGACCGGGCCAGCTTCACCATCGCCCTGAACACCGCCCGCGACCAGATCACCAACGCCGCCGGCGTCATCGCTGACACGGTCATCGACCTGGTCGGCGCCATCGGCCGCGTGGTCCTGGCCCACCTGCTACCCGACCGCCGGATCCGGGTGAAAACCCGGATGATCAAACGCTCGAACTCCAAGTACCAAGCCCGCGGACCCAACATAGACCGGCGCAGCTACAAAGCCACCATCGCAATCGACATCATCACAAACCATTGCGAAACACCCGCCGGACCTTAA